GCTCAGCAGTGTCCAACGGGTCTTTTTGTTTTCAGATCACTGGGTCGGGGTCTGCTGCTGACCTCTTTACCAAAACAGCCAGCCCGCTGCCCACCTCCCGAGGACGCTCCCAGGAGTATGATTCGGGCAACGACACATCCTCGCCGCCCTCCACGCAAACCAGCTTGGCCAGGTCGCGGGGCCAGGAGAAGGGGAGTCCCGGCGGGGGCCTCGGCAAGAGCCGGGAGCTCAACAGCGGGAACACCTCCGATTCAGGGAACTCCTTCACCACCTCCTCGCCCCGGAACAAGGGGGGCACTCTGGAGAATCTCTCCCCCTCCACCAGGAGCAGGGAGTCAAGGTCGGTGCAGCTGGGGGGAAGATGGGGGCCCCCTTTAGCTCCAGCAACTCAGTCTTTCAACCCAGACCCCAAAGGAGCCTTTCATTTGCGAGAAATGAAACACTCAACTTGAACTGGCTTAATTTCTGAAAAATCCATGAGCATCTAGCTTCAGGTACGGCTGGATCCTGGGGCTCAAAGTATGTCCTTGGGCATCTGTCTCTCCTGTTCTCTCAGCTCTACTTCCCTCTCTGTTGGCTTCATTCTCAAGCAGACTCTCCCTAGGTACTTATAAATGTATCAACCAGCTGATCTTCTATCGCTTTAGCAAGGCATTGGAAGAAGGCGGCCTATTTCCCAGTGATTTCAGTGAAACACCAGGGCAGGTGCTCATTGGCTCTGCTTGGCCCCAGCCTGGGTTCATTTGATAGGCCCTGGACCAACCACTGTGGCTCAGGGGAAGCCGTGCTCTCACTGGCCAGTGCGTACCACCACTGGGGCTAGCGAGGAGGGTCTTCCTAAGTACCCTAGACCTCAGAAAGGACTGTTTCCCTGAAGGAAAAGTTGGAGCACTACTGTCAGGAGGAGGAACAGAGGCTGGGCAGGCAGAAACAGATGTTAATTTCACCAAAAGTCTCAGGAGAAAGTCTAATGTTAAATTCACGTTAAGTCACTGTCATTTAAGAATGTAACCCATGGGGCGATTTTAGGTCGAGTGCGATCAAGCTATCCTAGAATTCTGAGACTTCTCAACCCTTTTGCCCCAGTTAACACACTTGCTAGATCATTTTCCCGTGGTTGTCCACGAGCCAGCTCTGATTCCACCACATCACCCCCTTACTCTCCCACCGGAGAAATCTCCACAGAATGCTAATCACCGGGATTAATGTCATAATAGCTACTAAAATGTACTGGTCACTTGCTCTGTATCCTTCATTCAGTTTTCATCCCTCACCCTATTTTCTGGCACCTCCTATATGCCAAGCGCTGAGCTTGGTGCTGAGATATAAAAATGACATGGACCCTTTCCTCAGAGCTTGCACGTAATGGGGCAGATGCAGAGGTGAGAAGGGCCGGGTAAGATTTGCTGGAGCTCTGCCATGCTCACAGTGGGTCTTCCTTCTTCTGGGCCCAGGGATCTGCCTTGGTTCAAATTGGCCAAGATTTCAGAAAGATGTCCCGAGCCTGGGCACTGAAGCAGTTGGCAGCTCCCTCAATGACAGGGCACCCTTTGTCCCCAACACACAGCCCACCACAGTCCTGGATGAGCAGCTTGGTATCTGCTCGGAGCTCCAACCTCTGGTTTGCCTGCCCAGGACATCCCTGGCTCAGCTCACACCCTAGCCTGACTCGGAGCCAAGCATGGTCAGAGCAAATGTCAGTGTCTCCAAGAACAGGGATCAATGTTACCAGATAAGGGAGCAGGAGAGGAGGCATACGGGTCTACTGATACACTATTTTGCtattttgcaggaaaaaaaacaagaatagaaacaataacaatgacaataataattataatggTAGCTAAGATTTATTGAGCCTTAACTGCATGCTAGGTACTATACCAAGGGCTCTCCAAGCATAATCTTCCTTTATTCCTCCTAAAATCCTTATGGAGGAGGTACTATTGTAACCCTCTTTttactgatggggaaactgaggctcagggtggTTACAAAACTCTGTTAGTGTCAGCACCAGGATTCAAATGCACATCTGTCTCCAGAACCAGAGCTAAAGCCTGAGAGACATCCAGCCAGTTACCTGCTTCATTTGATCTATGTGGACAGccaaattaaataatttagacCTAGCCTCTCATTTTGAAATAGAAATGATCATTAACTCCCTGGCTATTTATATCATGACAGCTATGAGCAGAGGGCTCAATAAATACAGGCTGGGTAGAAGAGACCTCAACTCCAAATCAGAGGAAACAGAGGCGAAGGTGGGGGAGCTGGTGCGTGGCAGGCGCACAGGGTTGGGGGCTGCACAGATGAGGATTTGGGACTCTGGGTGGCCTTGAGGCAAGGGACTCACCCTTCTGAGTCTTCTCTGTAAAACGGAGTTGATAGTGCCAGCTTCACAAGGTTGTTGGGAGGATGAAATGAGACGATGCTCAAGACGTGCCCGAGGGAGGGAAGAGGTTCAAAACGGGTAGCCATAGCAAGTTACTGAGGCCCTGGGATCAGCCCTGTGCCAGGTGCCGGGAAACTGTCAAGAGGGGTGTGAGTCCTTCCCCGCGGAGTTCACCGGCTGGTAGAGGCAGAGACAACTGGCATATAGACCAAGGGGTGGGGGAAAGCGTAGGGGCTGGGGGCTGTGATAATAACCCTTGGAGGTCACCCACATGAGACTTAGTGGGGGTTAAGGGAGTCTTCCAGAAAAGCCTGAACGAAGGTCTGAACTATGAGTGGGGTGTTGCCAGGTGGAAAACAAGCCTCCCAGGCAGTGGGAACGTCCTAAGGCCTGGAGACAAAGGAGAGAAGAGATTCCAGGAGGAACAAATAGTCTAGTAGAGCTGGAGTCCAGAAAAGTGGATGTGACTGGAGGGGTGAGCAGGGGCTGGGTCATGAAAGACCTGAAAATCATTCTAATGGGATTTGAACTTGAACCTTGGCCCCATCCAAATGAGCATGTTCTTACCAACACCCAACGGGAGCCCAGCATGACCCTGGGCAGGTGGGGGTACAGGCTTCTGTTCTTTGGGTGAGTTTGGGCAAACCTCTAcccttcctgtcctccatctGGATAATGGGCTACACCAAAGTTTTCCAAACTTAAGCCAACTATACGTCACCTTGCTGATTTCTGTCATATCCATGTGCTACTGATACTCTTATTTACTTTAATAAACTCACTTTTTATACAAATAAATCTAAAGGAAACGGATCACACTAGCTTAAATAGAAAATCAGTATTGCTTGTCCCAAAGAGAAGTCACCTGTAAAAATACATatgattaaaatgtatttaattctgGTTAGTTACAGTTGCTTGCCCAAGGCTGGGAGCCTGAGGCCTGCTGTCTCTCTTTGAGAGATTACAAAGTGTTTGAGAGGTGTTAAAGCACCCACAGAGGCTTTTTCGTTAATGTAATCGGAAGGATTGAAAAAGACTTGAAAGGGAATACATTTCTCACCATGTGATTTGATGTTATTTAAAGTCAGGCCCAGGCTGGAAATGCTcaattagacttttttttttttttttttaagttttgaggtCATGTATTACATAACGATAGATAACTAGTATAGGCCACATTAAAATTGAGAACTTGGGTTCATCAAAAGACAAATAGATGAAGTGAAACCACAGAGCCATAAACTGTGAAAGAATATTTGCAATACACATCATTGGCAAAGGATTGGGATCCCGCACATAAGAACTCCCATgaatcaaaaggaaaacagaacgAAAACATTTCCAGAGCGGGGGGTGGGGGAACGAATGTCGAATATATGAAAGGACACTCAACCTCATTAGTTATCAGAACCACGCAAGTAAAGACCTCAATGAGATGGCACCTTGATGTATCAGACTGCCAAGAGTTAAGAAGCCTGGCGATACAGAGTGATAGCAAAGGATGTGGATCAAGGGGAATGCTTAGAGAtggctggtaggaatgtaaattgCCACAACCACGGCAGAAGCATTTTGGTCTCTCCCATCTCTACTTCTGCAACATCTATGGAGTGGAAAGTCCCAGAAAAGGTGGTAGTGTGAGAAAAGGTGGAAAGAGGGTTCTGTGGGAGCACCGTAGCCCAGGCAAAGGTGTGGTATTAGCGCAGTATGCTCCAGACCAGCAGGCAGTCCAGTGCTAACCGACTTTTCTTCCCTCCTGCAGAGGATTTCAGTCACCGTGCCTGGAATGCTCCGAGGTGAAGAAGTCCAGTTTGGTCCCGTCCACAGCCCGGAGCTCCTCCATGAGAGGGTGCTCCCGCAGCTCCTCCTATGCCAGCACCCACTCCTCCAGCCACTCCTCCCGATCCCCAAACCCCAGGTATACCCGGAGCCGATCCATCTCCTCTGGGAAAAGGTGAGTGCAGTTTTGGGTTTTGCTCTACAGCATTTGTCTCCTTAGGGAATTAGTTAAGGTGACTGGAGATAATCCTTTGACTTGTTGGGGAgaggagtcagacagacctgaatTTGAATACCCACTCTACCTGTTACTAGCTGGTAGCTGGTAGGAAAGtcagttaacctctctgagcctcagtttcctcatctgcaaaatgaaaataataataatatttacccCCAAAGGATTGTTTTGAGGATGAATTGAGATAaagtatataaagcacttagaatattCCTCGTAACATAATGactattagttattattattgctgtATTGGTGGGGGGGATGAGCGAATGGGTATCGTTTAGCTTCTGCTGCAtgaaaaaattatccaaaacttAACATCCTTAAACAATTATTTACTTAGTCTAGGATTCAGTGGGCTGGACTCAATTGGGTGCTTCTTCTGATCTCTCTGGGCTCACTCACTCGTCTTTGATCAACTGGTGGGTTGCCTGGGGACTGGCTGATCTAGAATGATCCCAGCTGATTCATCTCTGCTACATGTGGCCTCATCTGCTAACAGGACAGTCTGCCCTTCTTCAAATGGTGATGGCAGGTTCTGAGAGTGAGCTGAGGCTTTGGCTTGGAATTGACATGATATTCCTTTGGCCATTATCCTAGCCATAGCAAGTTGCAAGGCCAATCCAAATTTAAAGGATGCAAGAAGTAGTCCCTACTTCTTAGTGGGAGGTGCTACAAAGCTACACGGCAGGGAGCCTGGCAGGGAGAAGAAGAATTGCAGCCATTTTTGGCATTCTATCACACATTTCCTATAATCATTGCTAATTGCTTGATTGTCTCACGTGGAATAATGATACAATAGAATTTGCAGACACAAGATCTCAGGAACTGGAGGAGTCCATCTAACCCAATCAACCCATGGCTTCATGGAGTCCAGCTTCCTTCTACAAACAGGAATTCCCAACATCAGCCCTCTTTTGCaaccaaatattaaaaaaaaaaaaaaaaaaaaaaaaatcagttgcttACTTAGTGGGTTATTTCAAGACCAGATCATATCAAAAGAGGAGGTGAGGCAGCTgataaaaaatattcaacatgATAGAATGACATAAATAGAAGGGAAAATCAGGCTAGAAGGAAgagtaaggaaataaaaattaagccAGGAGAAAGGTTAAGTCCCAAAAAGCATGTCCTACCATCTTATGCAGTTGCTATAGCAGTAGGCTATAAATATagctctgagcttcctggcagaCAAGGCAAAGAAGGAAATTGCTCCATTATTTCTTAcattattaacaacaacaacaacaaccataaAAAGATAAGAAGAGCCACTGTTTCTGATTTTTAAGTCTATGAAAAATGACTCTTTGACTCCACAGCGAGGGGTCACTATGTGATGTAGTGAATGAGAATGCCTGACAATATCCTTTCAAAGTGTCTAAAAGCATGTTTCATTTTGACGCTCTCTTACAGTATCTCTACATGCACAGCCAAAGAGCAAGGTGGCAAGAGCAAATTTTCAAGGGGCCATAGCTGGACCTGTCCTGGGTGCTGAGATTGGAAGGGTTATTCCTGCCCACACTGCTACATCACCCTGGGCAGCGTGTGAGAATAGAGTCCCAGAGCAATTTAAAGGGCACGGTATTATGATccccaaagaaagcaggaagaGCTAAGTGCCTAACATCTAAGGGAGGGCAAGTCATATCAAGGCTTCTTTGCAAGTTGAAAAAGAATACTTGGAAAAACTTTAACCTTTCTATGAGGGAAAACTGGCCAAAACAGCACAAGAGTGTGTCCCCACTACCCATTTGTGTGCTACAGCAGATATTGCTAATCCATCACTAATCCATCACAGTGCTTTTTCCCACTGAACAATAAGCCATGACCATGTGATCCCTCTCAACCAGCAGCCACTACCCATCGATCAGAATCAACACATAAGAGATAAAAAGTTTTTGAAATCCTGACTTTAGGGAGATGAGAAAGAAGAACAGAAGCTCCTGGAAAACTGGTGGAGAAACCAAAGCAGCAGTTCTCTAAATGTGGTAGGCATtagcaaagagggaaaaaaactgGAAGGAGGAGAGGGGTCAGTGATTTGGATGCACAACAATATAGCTTAGCAGTAAAGAGGACTCATTTTGGAGCCAAAcactcctgggttcaaatcccttacaagctgtgtgaccttaagcaaatAATAGCTCTCTGTGTCTCTGAAGCCTCAACTCTAAAATAGGATTGAAAATAACACCTACCGCCTATGATTGtgttaaggattaaataagataatatgcaTAAAGCATTTACTTCTCCTGGTacataataaaatacataatagtCATAGCTAACTTTTCCTGTGTGCTGGCAGTGTGCCAAGGTGCTAAGTGAATGACActaatttactcatttaatttacCACCCTATAGAGTAAGTACTATGgttaccccattttacaaatgagaacacagaggcccagagaagtgaagtcacctgcccaaggtcacacagcttgtaagaAACCAGGATAGTAAACCCCAGTTAGAGGAAGTTGTTATCCGTATTGTGATTAACCACCCAAACCGGAGGAGGGGGTTTGGTTCTCTCCTAGGGTCCCCGTTCCTCCTCCTGGTCTCCGAAAAAGAGAAAGGTCTCCACCTGGGGACCAGCTGGCATGCAGGACAACACTGGGGGCCGCTCAGCAGGCTCCTCAGGGGTTCTTGCCTCTCCCCAGGTCCTACTCCCGCTCTCCCAGCTATTCCTCCAAGTCGGGCAAGCGAAGCCCACCGAGTAGAAGCTCTCGATCCCGCCGCAGCCCGAGCTACTCGCGCTATAGCCCCAGCAGGTACCGGCCCCGCCCCGTCCACCACCCTGACCCCGCCCTCGCCCCGCCCGCCAccctggccccgcccccggctCAGGCCCCGCCTCCCTGGCCCCACTTCTTTGCTGGGCTCAGCCTCTctggccccggccccgccccgcccccgacTCAGGCCCCGCCCCCTGGCCCCACTTCTTTGCTGGGCTCAGCGTCTCTGGCCCCGCCTCCGCGACGCACCTGTCTGGACCGTctccccggccccgcccccagTCCCCTTAGGTCGGGCCTCGCTCAGGTGGGTATGGGGAGAAGACCCAGCGTCCTGCGGTTCCGTTTGTCTTCTGTCAGGAGTGGCAACGAGCCCCCAATTATGTCCTTGGGGTCTTACGTCCCCAACCCAGACACTCCCACAGCCACATCCCGGAATTCACCTCGCAGCCCCCGGTGCCTTCACACATCCAGGATACGACCCCCAGCCCTGTATTCAGAGCCAGCTCTTACCCACGCGCGGGGGCCCGCAGAACGTTCACCAAATCCCAGCACCCGGGACCCTGCGAGGCCCGGCCCCCACAGGACCCCCTCCCGCCCCTCCCGGTGCCCCCTGCGGACCCCATCTCCTGACCCCGGAGGGTGGAGGGGGCCGGGAAGGAGGGGCGAGAACTCAGCCAGCCTCGGCGCCCCGGTGACCCCCCGCACCCCTTCAGGGAGCGGGACCCCAAGTACGGCGAGAAGGACTCCCAGCAGCGGGAGCGCGAACGAGCGCGTCGGAGGCGGCGGTCCTACTCGCCCATGCGCAAGCGCCGGAGAGACTCCCCCAGCCACCTGGAGGCCCGGAGGATCACCAGGTGAGGCCCGAGGGGGCAGGGGCACCCACCTGCATTCTCCATCCCAGGCCCACCCGTTGGGGCCTCGGGCTGGGATTTCAGGAGCTCAGGGACCCCACCTCCCAACTCCTGAAATCAGgtttgtgttccaaacctcagTGCTGAgtcatctccccacccccacccgggcCGGGCCTGCGAGggagggggtgggctggggagggggaggggccagcctgAGAAAATGGGTGGGGCCGGGGCAGGAGCTTGGGGGAGACCGAGAACGGGGGCGGAGCCATGCGGCGGGCCCTCCACTCAGACCCACATCCTTCAGCTGCCAGGCTGAAATGGACTTACGTAAATATGTCCTGAACCAGGGTGGAGAGAGCAAACAGGCTTACTTCGGTGCTGAAGGGACTTAGAACGAGCTGTGGTCGGTAAGGGGGAGAGCTCTGGGTTTGGGGTCTAACCCTGGCCATGCCCCTTTCcatgtgactctgggcaagtctCTTTTACCTCTCGAACCTCAGTTTTTTTCCCAGGAGTATCAGGAGGATGAAATGGAAGGCACCAAAAAGATGTGATGGTGCTGTGTAAACTTAAATGCAGACCTCCAGGACACACTGCGTGCCATTGTTATTAACTGAATGGTCCAAAATAGGTGGATAAGGTTTCCTATAACAAGTAAGGTCTTAGAAGTGAAAAGCCTGAGATGGGAGTGGAAACAAATTTCTCAGGCCTTGAAAGCTGGGAGGATCATAGAAGGCTGCAGAAAATTCTGAAGGGCAATCAGTGGGGCTTGTCCTTCAGAAGCTCTAAGGGTCGGCCATTCATCCAGAGACCCTCAGGGAAGGCAAGACTGTGGCTTTCCACTGCCTGCTTCCTGGATAAGGAAAGAGAGCTTTCcctggagaagggaaaagagctTGAGCCTCACTGTAAGGCCTGGCCTGGTGGCATCCCCTTGTCAGATATCCCACAGGGCACCCCGCCTGGGCCTGGCACACAGCTCCTTGGGGATGAGTTGGAGAACAAGGCTGGAATAAAGAAAGTGGCATTTCCACAAGGATATCTGGTTTTCTTAGTCAGCCCCCACTAATCCATCTTGATCAGCCCACTCAGTGTTTCCCAAATCTCAGTCACCACATCATCTTTATATAACACTCTGGTCTTGTCAGCTTATTAACCTGTGCTATTGTTTACATAATTTCCTTTAAATAGTTATGCCCTTTTTTAGAGGtccatatatttatttcaaagtgAAACTCGATACCCTACAGTAGATGGAAAATCAGCCTTTCTCACCATAAATAGCAGACTCTAGTAAAAGTAAATATAGCAAAACAAAACTATGGTTAAAGTTTAGATATAGATTCTTTCCCCGGCTGGAGGCTCTGAGCTCTGGGTTTGCCTTGATAAAAAGGGGAGTTATCTAGTCTCCAGGACTTACTAGCTGAGACTTTCCCCCCTTGATGTTCTTGGGGCTGCAAGAGAAGCGTAAAAGCGATACATGTTTCCTAAGAGCCTGGAGAAAGGGAAAGATCCTGCTTTTGCTTGGGATGAGGCCAAGGCTCCCTTGGGTCGAGCCTGGGAGGAGGCAGGCCTCTTGAACCTTCCTCTGGTCTCTGCAGCGCCAGGAAACGCCCCATCCCCTACTATCGGCCCAGCCCCTCCTCGTCCAGCAGCCTCAGCAGCGCCTCCTCCTGGGACGACAGCAGCAGCAGCCGCTCTGCCAGCCGCAGCTACTCCCGGAGCCGGAGCCGGAGCCGGACCCGCAGTCACAGCAGCTCCAGCTCCCGCAGCCCCAGCCTGGGCTCCCGGAGCCGGAGCCGGA
This window of the Choloepus didactylus isolate mChoDid1 chromosome 23, mChoDid1.pri, whole genome shotgun sequence genome carries:
- the SRRM4 gene encoding serine/arginine repetitive matrix protein 4 translates to MASVQQGEKQLFEKFWRGTFRAVATPRPESIIVASITARKPLPRAEPQSSPTAPAQDGPSEKLGQRLATETSGTNSWERDKACRELSPARARSASRDKDLTPPPSSRGKKKKKKSTRKKRRRSPSYSPSPVKKKKKKSSKKHKRHRSFSKKRRHSSSSPKSKRKEERRHKKQSRSRPRKSRRQRHHRCHSRCQSSESRPSSCESRHRGRSPKGGRKSRRRRSHRCSRTLYKASPEARCSRPPSQPLQMLSLLSARGVITGSGSAADLFTKTASPLPTSRGRSQEYDSGNDTSSPPSTQTSLARSRGQEKGSPGGGLGKSRELNSGNTSDSGNSFTTSSPRNKGGTLENLSPSTRSRESRGFQSPCLECSEVKKSSLVPSTARSSSMRGCSRSSSYASTHSSSHSSRSPNPRYTRSRSISSGKRSYSRSPSYSSKSGKRSPPSRSSRSRRSPSYSRYSPSRERDPKYGEKDSQQRERERARRRRRSYSPMRKRRRDSPSHLEARRITSARKRPIPYYRPSPSSSSSLSSASSWDDSSSSRSASRSYSRSRSRSRTRSHSSSSSRSPSLGSRSRSRSSSSADSYSSTRC